The Alkalihalophilus pseudofirmus nucleotide sequence TGACGGGGGAGAGGGTACGGTTCAATCGTTGGTTGATGCACTAGAAGGAACTGTGAAGTCTGTAAACGTTACAGGGCCGCTAGGGGAGCCTGTTGAGGCGAAATATGGATTATCTGGAGACAGGCAAACGGCGGTTATTGAAATGGCTGAAGCCTCGGGCTTGTCTTTAGTTCCAATAGAGCTGCGTAATCCACTCATGACAACAACGTACGGGACAGGACAATTAATTGAAGATGCCTTAAATGAGGGCGTAAACCATATCATAATAGGTATTGGCGGGAGCGCAACGAATGACGGGGGAGCTGGTATGGCCCAAGCACTCGGAGTGAAGCTGCTTGATTCTAAGGGGGAAGGTCTTCCGTATGGAGGAGCTGCCCTAGCGCAGCTGGCTTCTATTCAGACAGATGAGATCCATCCAAGGCTTAGTGAGGTAACCATTGAGGTTGCTTGTGACGTTGATAACCCACTTTTAGGTGAGAGGGGTGCTTCAGCAATTTACGGTCCGCAAAAAGGGGCTACTGCTGAGATGGTCGTACAGCTTGATGCAGCACTTGCTCACTATGCATCTGTTATTAATAGAGATTTAGGTAAAGATGTAGCTGAGATTGCAGGTGCTGGTGCCGCTGGAGGGTTAGGTGCAGGCTTGCTTGCTTTCCTAGATGTTCGGCTTGAGTCTGGAGTGACTTTAGTTCTTGAGGCAACTGATTTTAACAAAAAAGCAGAGGGAGCTGACCTCGTAATTACAGGTGAAGGACGTCTTGATCATCAGACGGTATTTGGAAAAACACCAATCGGGGTCGCGCGGGCTGCAAAGTCACAGGGAGCTTCCGTCATTGCTATTGCCGGTGGATTAGCTCCTGGCCATGAAGCCATTTACGAGGAAGGTATTGATGCTGCATTCTCCCTCGTTCCAGGTATTATGACGTTAAATGAGGCAATTGTGGATGGATTAACTTATTTAGAGCGTACCGCAAACAACATTGCTAAAACGATTAAGATGGCCTCAAACTAAAAAACAGCACCGTGTCATAATACACGGTGCTGTTTGTCGTTATTTTTTATGCTTATTTTGCTGCTTTTCAATTTGCTTGATCACGCGCCTGATCCGAAAGAAGCGGTAAGCAATCATAAAGTCAAATGCAGCAAAACCAATAATGAGGTAGGCCCAGAAATCCCAGCCGGTTTGATTAACCTTTTGGATCGCAATATAGACGACAATTACCCCAAGAAAGAAATACATAAAAGCCATAGTTGTTGGAGATATCCTCATAATAATCCCCCGATGATCAATGATGTTTGTTGGACTTCTTCTAAACGTTCAACCCATTCTTCTAGTCTGTCTGCAAGCAGTACATTTACAACTGCTACAAAAAGGTTAAGAGCCACATGAGCGATAATTGGTACAAGGATCCGCCCAGTTTTTACATATAGGAAGGCAAAAACAAAGCCCATAGCCGTATAAATGAGTAAGTGTGTAAAGTCAAAATGGATAGCTGCAAAGATCAATGAACTGACAAAGCCTGCAATCCAAAAGTTGAATCGTTTATAGAGTGCTCCGAAAATGATTAAACGAAACACAATTTCTTCTAATATCGGTCCGATAATCGCAATAACAAAAATAAATGCTGGAAATGCTTTAGCCATTTCTACTATGGCCTCCGTATTTTCTGATCCGGGCTCAATTCCAAATGCATACATTTCAATTAAGGCAGCTGCATATTGAGCGCCAAACACCATAAATACACCGATGATTGCCCATCTAACTGCCTCACCCCGAGAGGAGCGGCCGCGCATTTGATGTCTTTCACGCATATCTGGGACGAGAAGGAATAAAATAATCATTAGCCCGACTGTGAAACTGAAAATACTCCATATCCCCGGTATGCGGTCAACGGCGATATCAAACTGAAGTAACAGCAGGGTTCCTGGGATCGCTGAGAGCTGCATCAGTACATATGTAATAAGAATCCACCAATAACGAATGTTCAATTTGCTAACTCCTTTATTAAGAAATAGTCAATTTTCTTTAATTCATTTATTTTACCATAGGTTATTTAGAAAGGCAGGAGGAATGCCTCGTTTAAGAGCGAATAGTTAGTAGTGCTATTTATTGTATGCGGCTATTGCGCTATCTAACAGGCCTGGTTAAGAAAAATCAAAAAAAGTATAGTAAAGGGCTTGCAAAACGAGAGTGTAATGATTATTATAATAATTGTGTTAGCACTCATGATGAGTGAGTGCTAATAAAGAATATTACATAGGTCTTGAAGGAGGGTGTTTTCCTTGTTAAAGCCATTAGGTGATCGTATTATTATCGAGTTAGTCGAATCTGAGGAAAAAACAGCGAGCGGGATTGTATTACCTGACTCTGCAAAAGAAAAGCCGCAAGAAGGTAAGGTTGTAGCTGTTGGAACAGGCCGTGTAACTGATAACGGAGAGCGCATCGCACTTGACGTTAAAGAAGGCGATTCTATCATTTTCTCTAAATATGCGGGAACAGAAGTGAAGTACGGCGGAGTTGAATACTTGATCCTTCGTGAAAGTGACGTACTAGCTATCATCGGTTAATACATTTAAGTAATTAATCCATTGAAGTTAACCATTAAACAAAAGCGAATTTGACTATATACACTATTTTCTAGGAGGTCGAAATCATGGCTAAGGATATTAAATTTAGCGAAGAAGCACGTCGTTCGATGCTGCGCGGTGTAGATGCCCTTGCAAATGCAGTAAAAGTAACCCTTGGACCAAAAGGTCGTAATGTTGTTTTAGAGAAGAAGTTTGG carries:
- a CDS encoding YdiK family protein; its protein translation is MRISPTTMAFMYFFLGVIVVYIAIQKVNQTGWDFWAYLIIGFAAFDFMIAYRFFRIRRVIKQIEKQQNKHKK
- a CDS encoding glycerate kinase: MRKIVIAPDSFKESFSALQAANAIEDGFKQVFPEAEYIKIPMADGGEGTVQSLVDALEGTVKSVNVTGPLGEPVEAKYGLSGDRQTAVIEMAEASGLSLVPIELRNPLMTTTYGTGQLIEDALNEGVNHIIIGIGGSATNDGGAGMAQALGVKLLDSKGEGLPYGGAALAQLASIQTDEIHPRLSEVTIEVACDVDNPLLGERGASAIYGPQKGATAEMVVQLDAALAHYASVINRDLGKDVAEIAGAGAAGGLGAGLLAFLDVRLESGVTLVLEATDFNKKAEGADLVITGEGRLDHQTVFGKTPIGVARAAKSQGASVIAIAGGLAPGHEAIYEEGIDAAFSLVPGIMTLNEAIVDGLTYLERTANNIAKTIKMASN
- a CDS encoding CPBP family intramembrane glutamic endopeptidase — encoded protein: MNIRYWWILITYVLMQLSAIPGTLLLLQFDIAVDRIPGIWSIFSFTVGLMIILFLLVPDMRERHQMRGRSSRGEAVRWAIIGVFMVFGAQYAAALIEMYAFGIEPGSENTEAIVEMAKAFPAFIFVIAIIGPILEEIVFRLIIFGALYKRFNFWIAGFVSSLIFAAIHFDFTHLLIYTAMGFVFAFLYVKTGRILVPIIAHVALNLFVAVVNVLLADRLEEWVERLEEVQQTSLIIGGLL
- the groES gene encoding co-chaperone GroES, which gives rise to MLKPLGDRIIIELVESEEKTASGIVLPDSAKEKPQEGKVVAVGTGRVTDNGERIALDVKEGDSIIFSKYAGTEVKYGGVEYLILRESDVLAIIG